gagggataGGTGTGAGATTTGGTGAAGTAGAAGAGGACAGAATAGACATCCGCCCGGAAATACAGGGATGCCGTACActcttaaatactttttattcaCTTCCCATATTTTATTGCCCTTTAACCCACACATAACCTCACAAACTCACCCACTACCACTACTACAGTCTTTCTTCTTCTAGCcttgtttctttctctttctctttctctctctatctctctgcCACACATCACACCCAACAGTCTCAGCATAGCATAGCATTGCATTGCAGCAGCGGCAACTGCACCACTGCTCCTGCTTCACCCCACAGAACAACGGgcaaaaaacacataaaataaaacaaatgggGATGCAAATCTCCCATTTTTATATCACTCCAACTTAAATCTCACTGAAAGCTTGATTTGATGCTACCCCAAAATACACACACCTCCCATCCCAGccaaaacataaagtaaaagaaaagaaccccaaaaagaaacaaaatagcAGAGAGAGTGATAACTCATAAAAGGGTagtgagagagaaagaaagagagagagaggacaGAGAAAGAGGGTCTCTTTCTTTTTGGAGTATTGGGTCACACCCTCTTTTAGCAATGCCAAAGTTACTCAACTACACCTCACGCTCTCTGAAAATGCTGCAGCAGGCATGAGACCATTCATTGAAATCTCCCCCTCCTCCCCTTCACTTCTTACATTTCTTAACATTGCAAACACCGCTTTCTTCCTATGGGGTTGATCGATCTGAACACCACCGAGGATGATGAAGCTCCATTatctgcttcttcttcttctgctgcttcgtcttcttcttctcacTCGGGGATAAGCACTTCTGCTTCAACCCTCGTTGGtcctcctcctcctccgccTCCTCCTCCTTCTTCCGTCTGCTTGGAACTGTGGCACGCGTGTGCGGGTCCTTTGATCTCTCTGCCCAAGAAAGGAAGTGTTGTTGTGTACTTGCCACAGGGACACTTTGAGCATGTTCAGGATTTTCCGGTCACTGCTTATGATATCCCACCCCATGTGTTCTGTCGTGTTCTTGATGTCAAGCTCCATGTAAGTGTGTGCTTCGGTTCGTCACTTTTTTACCCTTCATCGGACAAAACAAAACCAATGTGTCGGCTAAGGAGTTTTTGTTCCTTTTTCCCTTTTCTTGAATTTGGTTTCTTTATGGGGGTTTCTATCTGCGTTTCTGTTTGTCTGCTTGCTGATAAAGTCGATGTTTTTCCTTGTCTAGTTCAACGATTTACGAATGAAGGAGCAACCCCTTTAGTTTTCTCTCTGGTTTTGGTTCCTTTGGATGAGTCATCTGAAAAAGGGAAATATGGGGTGgtctgttttttgttttacacatattttaatgaaatatggtGCTTTTTTCTGGGCAGGCAGAGGAAGGGAGCGATGAAGTATATTGCCAAGTGTTGTTGGTTCCTGAAAGTGAGGTGAGGTTTCTTTATGATGTTAATTTTACTTAGGTGCAGTTTGGGTCTGGGAAGCTTGCAGAAAGAAAGGCATCTCAATCTGTCCCAGTCTTTCGGGTCAGATAAAATTTGACTAAGCAAGCTAGTTATGGTGATTTTGTTTGATTGAGTAAAATGTCATAGCTCTGGAAGCCAAGGGAGGAAAAAGCACACTATGTGGTTAACACATTGTTCTGTTTTGCTTTACTTCCGAGTCCATGTTACTGGCCCTTTTGTTATGATAAGATAtggtgttattttattattaagcgAATGGAGTGTCTTTATTGgctgattttaattttaattatgctTGAACTCGGCATTTCGTTACAGCAAGTGGAGCAAAGTTTGCGTGAAGGCGAAATTGAAGCTGACGGGGAAGAGGAGGACACTGAAGCTATGGTGAAGTCAACAACTCCCCATATGTTCTGCAAGACTCTCACAGCTTCAGACACCAGCACTCATGGTGGATTTTCAGTGCCTCGCCGAGCGGCTGAAGATTGCTTTCCTCCTCTGGTAATTACGAATTACAATGCATTGTTTGTGCCCAAGAGTTTTGCAGCTTGTTTTTGTATGTATTTTGTGGTAGCATTTTGATTTTGTACTCTACTGTTATTTTTAGGATTACAGTCAACAGAGACCTTCACAGGAGCTCGTGGCTAAGGATCTTCATGGCCTGGAATGGAGGTTTCGTCATATATACAGGGGTATGTCACTTGTTAACATACTAGTGTGCATAGCATGTTGAACACTTTTCAGTtggggtttttattttttatcattatgcAAATGAACAGGCCAGCCACGCAGGCATTTGCTAACTACTGGGTGGAGTGCATTTGTGAACAAAAAGAAGCTTGTTTCTGGAGATGCTGTGTTGTTTCTTAGGTATCATGACCTGAATTTGTATCTAATATGAACTTGTATTCCTAGCCACAActaacattttataatatatattagggGCGACGATGGAGAACTGAGATTAGGGATTCGTAGGGCAGCCCAGTTGAAAGGTTCTGGTTCCTTTGCAGTTCCTACTGGTCAGCAGTTGAATCCTGGAACTTTCATGGATGTTGTTAATGCATTATCTGCAAGATGTGCTTTTAGTGTTTGCTACAATCCAAGGTATTTTTCTATCAAGTCACTTGTACTTTTCCCAGGAGCTAGTCAAGGGAATCTGTAAATACTTCAGTTCTATATGCATTTGTGGAGTGTTTTATGTTGGTATTAGATTGGGATGGAGTTTCATTACAATATCTAATGGTGAATTTCCCGATTCACCTCAGCTCTTCTATTTTAAGGTGCTAGAAAGGAGATTTGGTTTAATAGAAACAAAATACCTGCATTTAATTTCCTTGAAATTCCTATTggttattgaatattttaatactttaaaatttccatgcatcctttgtattttttaataagattaaagTAAAAACTAACAGTTCACTTGTTCCATGCACTGAAAGGTTTTGGCTGGAGCTATTCTTTAGGAAtgttatttctttaaaattactGATTCTATCATTCTCTGTCGGTTTTCTTCCAATCTCTCTAAAGAATGTCTTCCATAATTTTTGCTTTTCCTTTGCAGGTTTAGCTCTTCAGAATTCATCATACCTGTTCACAAATTCTTAAAGAGTCTTGATTGTTCTTATTTAGTTGGAATGAGGTTCAGGATGCGTTTTGAAACCGAAGATGCTGCAGAGCGGAGGTTTGTCaaattatcaactataataCGAGTTCATCATGCTACTTATTGATTACCTGTCAATAGCTGGTCTTGATCTAATTTCTATCGAACAGATTTACTGGATTAATTGCTGGAATCAGTGATGTTGATCCTGTCAGATGGCCTGGATCAAAATGGAGATGCCTACTGGTATGTCAGCTTTGCTCTTATgtctttctttaattttgttattgttcATGTACACGTGATTGTGTGTTGTTAGCTTTAAGGCTTAATATTGTGATGTTTTTTGTCATCTCTAAGTATTAAGTCTATACTCATGGGATTTTCGGCTGGTGGTTCTCTATAGACTACATTAGTCCTGCACGTCTACATTATTGAGTTTTTCACATTTGTTTTGGACATATGAGTGAGCAAGGTAGAAGAAGTACTacatttgatttcattttcCTCTCCATAACTGacagttttcttatttttgtttcgTTACCTTTTTCCTGAAGAAGCTTTAAACTAATATCAACTCCTTTATTGTTCCATCTGTCTTTATTTGatgattttcattttattgATGGATATTACACATTTGTTTCATGGATGAATTGGGTTTGTAAAAACTTTCATGGATGGATATTGCTCTACAGGATGTAAGAACTTCCATGGTTCTGCCTTTGAACACATTTTTCTCTAATAAATGACAACTTTAGAAGAAACAATACACTTAGATTTATTTACATTACTCATGAATGTATTAAGTAGTCTCCCCCAGCCCTTTTATTGTGCTGCCTTTGTTCAGGCTATCAGCTTGACaattatcttttgaaatttgaattgtaaatgatAATTTAACTATCTCTTTTTTCAGCCATAATTCATTCTTTATGgtatataaattttcattagCGTTCCATGCCTAGTGGTGGAATACATGTTTGATATGAATCCGTCACAGCCAAAGTTGGTTTGTCTTTCAATACTAATAACTCGAGTGGTTCGTTAATTTTCATCTGCCTACTGCTAACAACATATCTGTATATTGCAGGTCAATGATTGATATTGTTCTTAAACTTGTTTCTGCATAAATCTCGagtattccttttttttttttgtatgtcaATTTGTTAGATCTCAAAAGATTTGAATGTTCTCATCATTCATAATGGACACAACCGCGGGTTGCGCTGTCACTACCCCATTGTTGATTATGATTTGTTAAGCAAAGTCATTTCTATAgtagaatataatttatttgagcCATTTGTTCTTAATGTTTTATACAGGTAAGGTGGGATGACATGGAAGCTGCTAGGCACAATAGGGTTTCCCCATGGGAAATTGAGCCATCTGGTTCTGCTTCAAGTTCCAGCAACATGATGGCAGCTGGTTTGAAGAGGACCAGGATTGGAATGACTTCAACGAAGATGGAATTTCCTTCTCCCAGTAAGTCACTAGACCAATTTTCTTGAAAGACAAGTATAATTGAGGCATGTTTCTCGATGCAATAACATTGATAATTTGTTACTCAGCAGATGGGATTGGAACATCAGACTTTGGGGAATCATTAAGGTTCCGGAAGGTCTTGCAAGGTCAAGAAATTTTGGGTGTTAATCCTCCCTTTGATGGTGTTAATGCTCAGACTCCTCGGTTATACGACTTAGGGAGGTACTATATAGGTCCAAACTGTCCTGGGATTCCTCCAACAGGAAATAACATCAGGATGCCGCATGCAGCATCTGATTTTTCCTGCAATGGCACAGGCTTTAGTGAAT
This portion of the Vigna unguiculata cultivar IT97K-499-35 chromosome 6, ASM411807v1, whole genome shotgun sequence genome encodes:
- the LOC114187969 gene encoding auxin response factor 3-like isoform X2 translates to MGLIDLNTTEDDEAPLSASSSSAASSSSSHSGISTSASTLVGPPPPPPPPPSSVCLELWHACAGPLISLPKKGSVVVYLPQGHFEHVQDFPVTAYDIPPHVFCRVLDVKLHAEEGSDEVYCQVLLVPESEQVEQSLREGEIEADGEEEDTEAMVKSTTPHMFCKTLTASDTSTHGGFSVPRRAAEDCFPPLDYSQQRPSQELVAKDLHGLEWRFRHIYRGQPRRHLLTTGWSAFVNKKKLVSGDAVLFLRGDDGELRLGIRRAAQLKGSGSFAVPTGQQLNPGTFMDVVNALSARCAFSVCYNPRFSSSEFIIPVHKFLKSLDCSYLVGMRFRMRFETEDAAERRFTGLIAGISDVDPVRWPGSKWRCLLVRWDDMEAARHNRVSPWEIEPSGSASSSSNMMAAGLKRTRIGMTSTKMEFPSPNGIGTSDFGESLRFRKVLQGQEILGVNPPFDGVNAQTPRLYDLGRYYIGPNCPGIPPTGNNIRMPHAASDFSCNGTGFSESFRFQKVLQGQEILPSQPYGRALSIEEARANGRFGHFDGYQLLNSRNGWSVQMHDNAPHLHASVTPSQVSSPSSVLMFQQAVNPVSNSDYNTKKHSKMYQGLCASEVKARTFASPPSDDLAFSRRAPERASSLGMFDVRNRLGSSQSHNSVSALRNNQELVSSCKSSCRLFGFSLTEDTHVATKEVDASTITLPMNAGPSFTRIVEDEFHPSRALQSKAVGSNCTKGVLQY
- the LOC114187969 gene encoding auxin response factor 3-like isoform X1; this translates as MGLIDLNTTEDDEAPLSASSSSAASSSSSHSGISTSASTLVGPPPPPPPPPSSVCLELWHACAGPLISLPKKGSVVVYLPQGHFEHVQDFPVTAYDIPPHVFCRVLDVKLHAEEGSDEVYCQVLLVPESEQVEQSLREGEIEADGEEEDTEAMVKSTTPHMFCKTLTASDTSTHGGFSVPRRAAEDCFPPLDYSQQRPSQELVAKDLHGLEWRFRHIYRGQPRRHLLTTGWSAFVNKKKLVSGDAVLFLRGDDGELRLGIRRAAQLKGSGSFAVPTGQQLNPGTFMDVVNALSARCAFSVCYNPRFSSSEFIIPVHKFLKSLDCSYLVGMRFRMRFETEDAAERRFTGLIAGISDVDPVRWPGSKWRCLLVRWDDMEAARHNRVSPWEIEPSGSASSSSNMMAAGLKRTRIGMTSTKMEFPSPTDGIGTSDFGESLRFRKVLQGQEILGVNPPFDGVNAQTPRLYDLGRYYIGPNCPGIPPTGNNIRMPHAASDFSCNGTGFSESFRFQKVLQGQEILPSQPYGRALSIEEARANGRFGHFDGYQLLNSRNGWSVQMHDNAPHLHASVTPSQVSSPSSVLMFQQAVNPVSNSDYNTKKHSKMYQGLCASEVKARTFASPPSDDLAFSRRAPERASSLGMFDVRNRLGSSQSHNSVSALRNNQELVSSCKSSCRLFGFSLTEDTHVATKEVDASTITLPMNAGPSFTRIVEDEFHPSRALQSKAVGSNCTKGVLQY